TTTCAAGTTTGTAAAAGTTATTATTGTTTTTTGTCCATGCTTTTCAACTTTTAACCTTCCACCATTATTTAATACATTTTCTAGTTGTATTTCCTTTAAAACTCCATTTTGTATTTTGTAAATAGATATATCTTTTTTATCTACTAATATTTGTTCCCCACTGTTTAAATTACTTCCATCACTATTTACAACTATATCCATAGAAAACACTTCATATACATTGGATTGCATTTGAACTCCAAAATTAGATTTTATTTCATTAGCCACTGATACATTTGAACTTTGACCTATTCCTGTATTTTCTAAAAATAGTCCATGATTTATTATAGAAATCACACTGCTATAAGGTCGTATTGTTATATTTTCTATTCCTTGAAAAACTCCCTGTTTGTTATTATCATATATATCTTTGTAACTTAATTTAGCTCTATTTCTTAAGTCTATGTTTCCGGAAATTGTTCCCTGTACTTTAATATTAAAATCTATTTTATCTGCAATATATTGTCCATTTTTCAAACTATATTTTACATTATCCAAGCTTCCTATTATTTTACCCTCTTGGTACTGAAATCCCTTAGGAATTTCTACTGGCTCTAATCCAGGTGGTAATTGAAATTCAAACCTTAGATTTTTAAGAGTCAAGTCTGCATTTATATCTTCTGCTATTTTAGAATAAACATCTTTTATATCCTCTGCCTTTAAAGCTTGCTTTATATTAAAATTAGGTAATTCACCATTTTGCTTTTTATGTTTTGCAAACTCTTCATTTACCGATTTTAAAATTTCTCTTTTACTACTATTTTCTGTAGTACTAGCATTTATCTCATCTATTATATCTTGGCGATTATAATTATTATACTTAGATGCTATGCTTTGCAATTGTTCTAAAGGAGAATCCTTAGAAAAACCTAATAAATAATTGTTAATGTTTGATGAATCCTTAGCTATATTATTAGCTGCAGTAATAGCATGATCTTTAGCAAAGGTGAAACTTTTTATAGGATCATACCTCCCTTGTCCAGTATCTTCTTCTGGAACTCCATCTGTAAGCATAACCAAATACTGTTCATGTGCCTTAGTGTCATACTTTTGCTGCCTTTTTAATATATCTTCACTCTCTTCTAACGCCGCTCCAATATTAGTTCCTCCACTTGACCTCAAACTACTTATCCATTTTTTTGCTTTTTCAATATTAATCTCATTAATATCTTTATTTTCACCTAATTTTATAGTTGGATATTGCTGACTAATATCATAAGAAAAAGTGTTCAATGTTATACTTATACCTTCACTATAGGATTTATCTTTAAAGCTATCTAAAAATTTATATAATGCCTCCTTAACTATATCCAATCTAGATTTATTAAAATTAAATTTTTCATAGTAGTTTTGAATTTTCTCTACCATTTTTATTATTTGGTCATCAGCTCTAACCCATCTGTAATCCCATCCACCCCAAGTATAATACCATTGCTTACACCACCATGAATATTTATTGGGATTACTCAAAAGGTTAAAGTTAACTACAGTATATCTATCATTAGCAAAGCTTATATCTTTTTCCTCTAAATATCTAATATCATTTAAAATTTGCTTTGACTCATTATCATCATAATTATTTTTTTCTAAAAACCCTTTAAAATCTTCTATACTCTTAATTTTACTTATTTTACTTCCATACCAATCTATATTAAATTCATTCCCGTATAAATCCCACGCCATACTTCCAGAAGTATCTATCATTAAAACTACATCTTTAGGCTTTGAAATTAAACCACTTACCTCACTATTTTTTATTTCTCTTGGTGTTATAGAATAATTTAAATTAAATTCTTCATTTAACTTATACTCACTCTTTTCACTCCCTTGAGTTAACGTTAATAAATCCTTTAATTCATTACTTTCTATTTTTACTTTAAGTGAACAATCTAAATCTATAGCTATCTTTTCTATATTTCCTCCATCTTTCACATGGCAAGTTAACTTGGTTTCTTTACTTACAGGGACTTTTTGCCCTTCATTTATAATCAATCCATCCTTTAATCTTATATTATAGGTAACCTTTATTTCCTGAAGGTTATTTTGAAGTTTTTTAAAAACTCCTCTTACTGTATTAGTCCTATCATCAAAACTTATATCTTCCTTGGATGAACCATTAGGATACTGAATCTCCAAAGTTTCTGGAACTATTTGAAAATAATCATAATTTATTTTATCTTCAAATAGAAAATTTTCAAATTTCGTTTTACTATTACTCTTATCCAAATTTAATGTAATAGTTATCTTAAATTCTTGTGGATTGTTTCCTGCTAAAATCTCTGGTTTTTTATCATAATCTAATTTATTTGTTAATTCTTCTTCATATGA
The DNA window shown above is from Haloimpatiens massiliensis and carries:
- a CDS encoding vWA domain-containing protein; translation: MKKRLFALFTLILFIVSLFLPSHKAFSKNNGYKGSYEEELTNKLDYDKKPEILAGNNPQEFKITITLNLDKSNSKTKFENFLFEDKINYDYFQIVPETLEIQYPNGSSKEDISFDDRTNTVRGVFKKLQNNLQEIKVTYNIRLKDGLIINEGQKVPVSKETKLTCHVKDGGNIEKIAIDLDCSLKVKIESNELKDLLTLTQGSEKSEYKLNEEFNLNYSITPREIKNSEVSGLISKPKDVVLMIDTSGSMAWDLYGNEFNIDWYGSKISKIKSIEDFKGFLEKNNYDDNESKQILNDIRYLEEKDISFANDRYTVVNFNLLSNPNKYSWWCKQWYYTWGGWDYRWVRADDQIIKMVEKIQNYYEKFNFNKSRLDIVKEALYKFLDSFKDKSYSEGISITLNTFSYDISQQYPTIKLGENKDINEINIEKAKKWISSLRSSGGTNIGAALEESEDILKRQQKYDTKAHEQYLVMLTDGVPEEDTGQGRYDPIKSFTFAKDHAITAANNIAKDSSNINNYLLGFSKDSPLEQLQSIASKYNNYNRQDIIDEINASTTENSSKREILKSVNEEFAKHKKQNGELPNFNIKQALKAEDIKDVYSKIAEDINADLTLKNLRFEFQLPPGLEPVEIPKGFQYQEGKIIGSLDNVKYSLKNGQYIADKIDFNIKVQGTISGNIDLRNRAKLSYKDIYDNNKQGVFQGIENITIRPYSSVISIINHGLFLENTGIGQSSNVSVANEIKSNFGVQMQSNVYEVFSMDIVVNSDGSNLNSGEQILVDKKDISIYKIQNGVLKEIQLENVLNNGGRLKVEKHGQKTIITFTNLKLQPGEYIISYKVCPKLKNSSNNVNMTNDAVCTIDNNQKINKLLNITIQPLPDLD